Genomic window (Phragmites australis chromosome 21, lpPhrAust1.1, whole genome shotgun sequence):
CCTCCGATCTgacattggattttttttttttggttggatttgggttttttttcaagTTAGGTCGAGTTTTTTAAGTTTTGTATCTATTTTGAAGTTCAAGTCTGACCCGACTGAAATTACATATCTATATTTTGAAGCCCGAGCTTAATCCATATACTAGTCGGGTCAGACCGAATTGGACTTTTTAAACCGGGTTAGGTCGTATTTCTAAAACCGGGTTACCCATAAACGGGTCTACTTGGCATGAATAAAAGTCGAGTCAATCCCCAAACAGATCCACAACACATAAATCAGGGGCGCAGCACGTATCATCCCACCTCTTCCCCATTTCCATCGGTGAAAAGAAATCAGGGGCCCTTGTCTTGGCACAGAGGAATATCGGTAGTGAGACGTACTGTAAGAGCATGGGCACAGAGGGATGAACACAGAAGGAATTTCTTGGGAGATTTGCTGCGCAGGCGTGGAGCAGCAGTTTGCTTCGCCTGCTCTCTCTCACCAGGACACGAGAAAGAAGTGATCTTTCTCCACtccccttcttctccaccgAGGAGGAGAGGACTGCTTGAGGTTGCACACTTTTCCCTCTCCCCTTGTTCGCGTTTGTGTTTGCTTATGCTAATCGAAGCATCTGCAGTTCTGACTCGGCTTCCTCTGGCGGTGTTTATAATTTTGTGTGGTTTTTCTCTGAATCCGTTGGTTTCAGGCACTTCCCCACCCCATCGGTGCCGTATTTCGCCGTTATACGGTAAAACCCATTGCTTCGACGGTCAATCGGCTGGCGGGTGAACCAAGATTGCATTTTGATTGGCTAGGCGTGCTCCTGGATGCGTTTCTTGGAGACCCTGTCCGATATCCGATCCATGGCGGCCGGTGACATCTTGGGTTTACCTTTCCTCGGCTAGTCTTGTGCTGGGGAGGGTTTCTTGGTTCCTCGGTTGCAGCTGTGTAGGGATTTCTGAGTGGGTTGGATGGCGCCGGTGGGTGGTGTCGTGGAGATTAGCTCCGATGAGGACGACTCCCCCGTGGGCAACAAGTTGCCCCTCGATCCCCTTGGATGGGCGTCGGACCTTTTTGATGTGGATGATGATGCAATCGGGGAGGATTTCGATGATCTCATGATTATGAGTGAGTTGTCGTCTCCACCGGTCCTGCAGAAGACAGCCAAGCCTGACGATCTCGTTATTATGAGTGAGTTGTCTTCACCACCGGTGCTGCAGAAGGCCAAGCCTGGTGGCGGCcatgatgatgaggaagatgattgTGTGGTTCTAGATGGTGACCCCGATAAGGTGGTTACCGTGGCTGAGGAGGGGAGCGCGGGAGACGGCAGCTCGGATGAATTGCAGATAGTCGCGGAGAAAGGCCTGGTATTTGATTCCTTCCATTTTGATATGTAGCACAGCATTTTGTACATGCCATAAAAGCAGCACCTTTTATATTGGAGAGCATGTGTAGAGAGTTGAAATATTGAGTTGCATTCATAGTATTATTAGGTGAACCTGTGCATAAAAAGGTTAATGATATGTTTATGTTTTAAGCTGTGTGTAACTATCTTGTGCTGATTTTATCGAATGTCTATGTGTGACTTTAGAATCAAGCTGCTAAGGTTTTAGTTTCTGGCAGCATCCAGTAAGCCAGTAATTTGATCTCATGTTGTTGTTACTGCTGTACCTTGTGATCCACATAATATGGAAGTGCTTAAGGATACATTGTTCTAATGTGGAAATGAACTGCTTATGTGCTTATGTATTTCTGTGCCTGCCTATTCTATTGATATCATCGAGTTTTGGTTCATGTTAAGTCTATCATAGAAGCTGTAGTTTATCTTCAGTAGCATTCTTTTATTACATTTACATTAAACAATTGTCTTTTCTTTTGCAGATAGCATGTAGGGACTTCCCTCACTCACGCCATTCATGCTCAAACTTGCCCTTCGGCACTACTTCTCATGTGAAGCATTGTAGCATGGTTGGTGACAGACATTTCACTTCTTGATGTTGTTGGCAATACAACACAATGAAGACACTAGCAGTGTAgccaaaagattttctttaacacgatttctttttgtttttcaaatgcAGTGCTACTGTTTTGTATGTGATGCTCCAGCTCCATGCACTTATTGGGGTAGCGGAACCTCGGTTGTTGATCATTGCCATGCTACGAATACGGAACCAAAGTGGAAAATACTGAGGCAAGCATTCAAGTGCAAAAGTCTGCCAGCATCTGGTCTAGAAAAACACCAGAATGTCATGTACTCAACAATGACGTCACCCAGACAGCAAGCACAAGCTATGCAGTGTCAAGTTGCAGTCCCACAATCACTTCTGTCTTCAGTACCAAATATGGGTCACTCTTCTCTTGCCAACAGAAGTCCTCTTCTGAATGAAGTGAGCCAAAAACAACAAAGGCATCCCTCAGTCAGAGTCTCACTGAGTGTAGCTGGAACCGTCAGTGCACCAAGAGCTGGAAGAGGTACAGGCAATGCTCACATCACTCAAAATACTCATTCACGTGCAATATTCAAAAGAGTAGGGGGTGTTTCTCCAGGCCTTGCAACCACAGCCCATAACCGATTTGGTTCTGCTGCTGCTCCAGATAATTCCCTGATACACCAGGCATCTCAGCCAGTTCAAGGTGCACCAATAACTAATGTTTTCACTGGTACTGCTCAGAACAACCCCCCTCAGAGATCTTTCAGTGCACCAGTAGCATCTCAGGAACAAGGTCAACCAGCAGCATATTGGCAGATTGCCTCAAATGGAATGAATGTCACAGGACCACAACTTTCACGGTGCACCTCGCTTACAACTCAGATAACGCAATCCATGCCAGAACCAGTAATCGATGTTAACACAAAAAGCTGGGAAGAATTACTTGCTAGTGTGGCATCTGAACTGGGGGTACCCGATTACAATTTTGGCTCCACACAGTTGCAGCATGTAACAACTAACTCTGGACCTGTGCATTCTGCTGCAAGCCAGGGGTTAGGCGTTCAGCATGAGTCTGTTGCAGCAACAGAGAACTTGACAGCTTCTTATGTGCATGATATATCCAATTACACTACAGGTGGCAATGTTCAGGCAGATGATCCTCTACAATCAACAGAGAATTTCCACCATCTGGATTCCCAGAGCAGTCTTGTTCCTAATGAAGCTTATCTGAATAATTTTGCAAGTGCCCCTTCTGATGGATTATCGATAGAAGCTGCTCGTCAGCTTGAGATATCAAGACTGGAGTCTGCAATTCTGTTAGAATTTGACTTTCTGCCTTAGCATTTTCTGAACCCCATGAACAATAAATCGGTGGCATCAACATGTCACTTCATAGGTCTCCTTCATAGGAGACAGTGAGGAGATGCTCCTTGTACAATTTGTAGATTCTGTAGTAGAGATGTTCTGCTTCATGGTTGTTGTTTACCTGACTGTCGTACATGCCTCTTAGGGCCTCTAGATGCTATGCCTCTTAGGGCTTAGATGTTAAACAGTTATCACCCTGAAGTTGGAGGGCAGAATTTCAATTCCCTGACTGTTGGTTATATCTATGGCTCATAATCTGATgccaaaatgcatgtttggtgcAGTGCTCAACCATTGGCCTACCTCCTTACAACATGAATTTTTGAGGTACAAATAGTTAGAGTTGGTATCAGTCCCTGCACTGTTGAATCAGATTCTATGGTTCATACTGTGATGCCAAAATGCATGTTTGAGATAGTACCCTCAGCCAAAGGTCTACCTCCTTATAATGTGAAATTTTGAGGTACATTTAGCTGAGTTGGATTTGCAGGACACTGGAGCAGGAATCAGATGCAATACTAGGTTTGTTCAGTTATGATCAACAACAATgatctttattttcttttaaagaGAGTGACATGCACAGAAATTTACAGGTCTTCAGTTTTCAGCTTTCACATCTACAATCTAAACGCGGCCGCGTTCTCCAGCAGAAGCCAGGCGATCCATGTCATCCGTTAACCCTTTAGCCGTCAGATCAGTCGAACTAGCGATATATGCCGTCGGATGCTGATTGGGTCGGGCTTCCACTCAGTTCGCCCAACCAACCCGATTCTTGGCAAATCAATATTATATATTAAAGCTCCAAAAATTGGAGCGATTCGGGCTCAAGCACTGTaactactgttcatgtgggcctcACATATGTATTCATGTATACggatatgtatacatatatgtatatgtgtatatatacgtatatgtatgtatatacatatctgtatatttatatgtataatataattttttaaaaaatttcaaaaaaaatagcgaaaggtataataattatattgataaatcggctgaaataatctaaaaattCTAGGGGCTCAAGCACGGTAACTGTTGTTCGTGTGGGCCtcacatatgtatacatgtatatatacagatatgtatacatatatgtatatatgtatatatacatgtatgcatgtatatatgtatccatatatttttatttataatataatttttttgaaaattttcagaaaaatagcgaaaggtataatagttatattgataaatcggctgaaataatctaaaatgcatagaaaaatatctaaaactcaaaaaaatattgaaattatgtgcatgcataaaaataataatgttttccctataattaaatgaatatgttaaatattaataaattcataaataaatattgagatgctaaaaattaaatgaatatgttaaatattaataaattcataaataaatagtGAGATGCTAAAAATTGGTGAACATaattttattagttttttttatgttctgtgaaaaaaaacaGGCGCGATGTAAATGCGCCAATCCGCCTAGTCTACAATCTAAACGCGGCCGTGTTCTCCAGCAGCCAGGCGGTCCACGTCATCCGTTAACCTTTTAGCCGTCGGATCAGTCGAACTAGCGATATATGCCGTCGGATGCTGATTGGGTCGGGCTTCCGCTCAGTTCGCCCAACCAACCCGATTCTTGGCGAATCTGTAACAATCTAAACGCGGGCGTGTTCTCCAGCAGCCGGGCGATCCACGTCATCTGTTAACCCGTTAGCCGTCGGATCAGTCGAATCTGTAACAATCTAAACGCGGGCGTGTTCTCCAGCAGCCAGGCGATCCACGTCATCTGTTAACCCGTTAGCCGTCGGATCAGTCGAACTCGCGATATGTGCCGTCGGATGCTGATTGGGTCGGGCTTCTGCTCAGTTCGCCCGACCAACCCGATTCTTGGCGAATTGTCTCGGACCCGTCCCCTTAGCTTGGCCCCTTCCCGTCTCTTCTGCCCCACGACGACCACGCCGCACCGCCTCCCCTCACCCAAATCCGGCCACCCGCCctgctccgcctcctcctccgcatcAGATCCGGGCGAAGCCGCCTCATCCGGGAAGTGCAATCGGTGGCTTGTGGAGACTCGCGAAGGCAGGAAGCGGAGGCGACGGCACGTCGAGACGCACGGATCCCCGGAGACGGCATGGAGGTGCCGCTTTCGTGGTCTCTCCCCCGGTCGTCGTATTCCTCGCGTCGCTCTTCGTCAAGATGCTGGCTGCCTCCCCGACATCTGCGTGTTCGGTGAATTGCGTGAGCGTTGGCATCGGCGTTCCAGCGTCCGTGTACGTTGCAGGTGCTGCGTCTCCAGCCATCGACGACACCCCCAGCGACGTCAACGCTGGCGTTCCCACCAACTGCCCGACGAAATGTCTGAGCCTCGTCGTCGACGTTACGGCATGCACAGGCGTTGCAGGCACTGCACCGACTACATCTCCAACCAATACTCTGCCTGATGTCCTCACCCTGAGCCTCGCACCTTCGAGATCGACATCTCTGGTGCATGCCAACCTGGGTGTCCACCAGGTGTTCGATAAAATGCTGCTTAGCTCTAGCGCCTTCCCCAACCGTGTCATCAGCATCTTTGCGTCCGTTAACATCTCTACGGCCGCCCTGCCTTCGCCCACAACCACGAAGTCGCATCGACATAATTTGTGGGAAGCTCTCGCTTCATGACGTGCTTGGCGACACGGCCATTAACTCAGGAGGTGAGCTCACTGTTGTTCACAATGCCTACTGGATGGGCATACTTGAGGTGTTGGAGATGAGCTGTGATGACAATACGGTGGATTTGTGGCTGTTGTTTCTGAATTGGGTTGATCAGTAACCGTGGCCGCCACCTACGTAACTGAAGAGCATGAGGGACGATGCTGTTCTGCGGCTGATGCCTTGGCCGTCCTTCTGCTGCTACGATGTTGAAGAGCACTCCGAGTTACTGTTGTACATGTGTTTAAGGCCACCTTCTCAATGCAATGCAATGGCATTCCCGGTGTGTTCTGTCATTTGAAGGCATCCAAGTTCAGTAAAATGACTTCTGCTCAAGCTCTCATGGCTGGACAAGAATTCATTGGTGAGCAGTATTATCTCTTCTCTTGCTATGATATCAGTACTGAACTGCACACGGCACACGGTAAGTTGGTTTGCTTAGAATTTGTTGAGAGTGGTACTTTAGTGCTGTCTTCCTTTTGCTCGGGAACTTGTGGAAATGGAAGAGATATCTACGGCTGCTTGCTAATGATGCTAGATGCTACCACTGCACTAGAATTAGACACTTTTTATAGAGGTGCTGAAAACAATTGGCAAAAGGCTTTAGTGCCGCTTGAATATGAATCATTGTCTCAAGACAAGATAGTAGAATTTTATATTCCTTCCGTTTAGAAATAGTAGGCCTATTTCTTTTGAGCTTGGTCTTTGAAGTTGGATTTTGTCGAGACCCCGAACCCGGGTTTCCCTGTGCCTTCTGTATCAATCTCTGGaacaagtagctgatacgtacaGAATTCAACATaataatatcaaatacatacttcgaatacaaaaaaagtaaaataaatacctgaaaagcgAAAAGATGGTCTGGCGGACAaaaatccacagcagaccagccaggcagaagaacCTAGcacagcggagcgaaacgacgatgtaactcaatgccacaggcaactcgggtgcggacacgatcttaaacttcttctctttgacttcatctgggttgggCTGATCTTCGACTCaataatctgaaagcaacaagactaagtacggaaggtactcaacaagccatatactacttcaaatgggttgatagatgtataatggatatttcaaggataaggttttACAGTAtggttttaagcgtaaagcaggttttatgcaggtatctagttatattctccactgttaaccttttgaaataaacgTAATAAagcttttaaaaataaatgcaggcatcttctgttggtactgagtatcacctgaAGTCCCCAACATATGAGAAGGTAATCTGGTAATAAAGCTTTCAAGATAGTTTTAAAAGCAAAACCAGGGTAAGAAGTTATATCTGAGGGTTTTCGATCCTGGAATGGGTTATacctcactctgcagtcccttttatcacatctggtgtacctctagtaccacacaattTCTGACGGATTGAGCCAGAAACCTCATCATatggatatctagtccacacactcacttatCAAGACGCACGCAACCGAaatctagtcaaaaaggttctttcttcgcatgtccatgaccgtggacacggctattcaaatagatttacactctacagaggttgtacagttTTACCCACACGATAGGCTCAGCCTCCACctgttgcaagcggaggagcgaatcataccgagactttccaaacacctttcctgccgggcttttccacgagacacgtgAAGTCCCaaagctgcatgttccgaaggtcagcatccctttttaagcctaagccggtccctgaaacctccaaatagCGGGACAGATAGGTCATttgctgctcgttgctctcagcctcctgatATGATACCCAACTCAGTCCGATGAAGGAAAAAttaagtcctgcccatacaggacgcatgttTGCACATGGTCGCTAAGGCATGACGGCGAAATTACTCGGTCCTTAAGTGGACGGgtcaggcatcttcatgggtaatgaataccatcatgtaactcaagcacccaagagcatcctccccagAGGACCACTCTATCTGCACAcgtcaaaacagttttcacctatttttacacatcaccctctatatcccacatgacatcacggaattcacaatcatcaaggattcatggtatatgagttatcattgataatagtaaatcttgtctccgaggagatgtgtttttaaaagcgacatcttcGAGGaaacgtattcaatcctaagtatgctagatatcatggtaTCGtctatcgttaatatatttaacaacagatATTCCTAgtgtgatatgtattctggatgatggtATGTAAGGCATGgtagtgttgataggattaactactacaagtaatttgaaagaaaacataatatatagcacatacgataataagtccaattttaattgatcatgtatattatttgaaaagaTATGTTTAATATGATTAAGGAGATAGGGcttgccttcttgaagggtcaattcacgattggtcttaTCTCTTGAGTTTCCGAGGTTTTTCTTCATCGCTGGATCTTGCCTTCAATTCCTTCTTTGcattcttgcttagaacctcgACTTtgagcctacgcagattaacgataaaaagcgcacaacgactaagcaaatgaacaccaGAGTAAACCCTGGAAATACCAAAGCGGAAGAAGAATGACGAAaaaaacgacgaaagctaaccTAACAAAAAGACAATCGGCAACTCTAAGCAACACGAAGctaatacacagagaataacAGGATAATCTAGTGAAGCTAGGTTAAGTTGTTAACCTAattgttttatcaacttaagagaaagtCTAAACAAAACACGATTACTAGGTGAACGTTTATTAGATTAACTGCTGGAAGGCGACAACTAGAGATTCTgtgtgtaggtgagtgcacgtatACTAATATGAATGTATGTATAATACTTACGTTTATATGTATATgagcatatatacatgtatacgtaAGTACAACCCTAGGGGATTAAACTATAAGTGTTTAAGTGTCAGATTTAACATTCTAATCTATATCACTAAATATGGTTATTTAGCAACTAATATTAATTACTTAGTGTTGTTTAGTTGCCACattaattaagttatatttattactatcataaaagcatgcatgcaattaattaactaggataatttattctttgaatataattaattaattactaaaagagtattcaattaattaattatcaatgttaaattattctatcatattctattaacatgtatttatttatttagcagTTACATGGGTTAATTTATTACCTTAATTAAACTAATATTAATTTATAacctatcacatgaaataacaatatattacaacattaattaaaagattaatctaaaaaCTACCCTTTAACTCACATGATGATTAATCTACACTTGGCATAGCGCGGCGACGGTTAGAACGGCGGCCGAGGAGCGTGGCAGATGCGACGGCTCGGCTCAACGTCGGTGGTCGGTGGCACGGCCGGCTGCGCATGGACGGCGACGAGCACGTGagcgaggaggagcagagcaCGGCACGACGGCGCGGGACGACACGGCGGCGCGGACCTGAGCGCGAGATGACGCGCGGGCGATGAAGCAGAAGCACTACTGGGCGCAGCACGGCTGGATGGTGCTCGGTCCGGCGGCGCGGAGTGGCGAGCAGCCGAGCGGCTTCGGCGGCGGCCCGAAGGAGCAGCAGAGGCCGGCGTTGTGCTCTGTGTCTATGCCcatgtgtatgtatgcatgtttgcgtgtatgtatgcttgtgtgaGAGAGGAGCAAGGGAaggtgctgctgctgtgctttgtgtatgcatgtgtgtatgTGGTTACGTttgtgaaggaggaggagagcagaggGAGAAGAAGGCAATTCAGCCTTGGCTATCGGTGAAAGAtcagggagggagagagagtgtttgCTGCTGATCAGGGAGGGAGAGAGCGCAGGGCATGGGCTGCCTTGGTCGGTGatcatagagagagagaggagagtgaaGGCTGTGAGAAGACTTTTGCTGCCTGAGCAAAAGATCAgaggagaggacagagagagagagagatgagagagaggagtgatGAGAGAGATGATGAGATATTTGTGAAATGGATTATGATAAATCAATATGTATGTATTTGAATTGCATGTAATTGAAGTTGAATTGAGATGTATGGACGATTGAATGAATGCATCCGAATTTTGAATTCGAATACATGATTATTCAATTGAACTGGATTGGATTGAAATCGgatgattcaaattggatttgagtTATTtgagattaaattcaaataggagtatttgaatttagatctGAATTTGTATTTGAGATAGGATTTGATACtaattcaaataattttatttgaattaggattcgGATTTGATTGAGTTTCAGatgaaaagaatctaagaaatatatttgaatttgagagaggttcaaattcgaatcgccacacaaagaacTATAAGAATCACTAAATCGAAAATGTATATGCTCAATTCAATGCAACAATTTATTTAGAAACTAACTTGGTGCTTTCTGAAATACTTAGTcagaataatatatttgaatatatacatacgagtatatatacatcaaatatatacttccttgattttatactagtttaataattacaaaaagttttaatttggagtaaattttactatatttttatatgctaatattcagggtgttacagattTTGGCTAAggttttcttataaaatatatcatttatagctacaaaacttaTATAAACTTATATaatgtgaaattattttgaattgtgaatctAATTGTATAAATTTTGTACAttaaatattcttataatttgattaaatgttagtcaaagtaaacaaagtttgacttttctaaaaagaaatatgCCTATTATTTCTGAACGGAGGGAATACAATTTATGTAATGAACTATGGCACTTATGTCAACTTTTTTCGTCGGGCACACTGTCAATGTATAAGTGATGTAATAATGTAGCCTCACAGTAAAGGAGAAAACTAATTACTATGTATCATTAATATAATCAATTTACTGAAATCAGAGATAGCCTCAGGATAAAGACCACTGGTAAGACCACAGGCGGGCAACAACGGCGTGACAATTTTCTAGAAATAGACTATGTTAGGAATGTGGTGATAGGATGTAAGCATTCTACTTGTCTAGTATTATTCGAAGAAAAAGTTAGATATCTCGCCCGTACTGTGTTGCAAATCTCAAATTTCGTACTTTACCATGTTTATCAGCCTCTATCCATATTGTCTATGCCTCTTCGTTTTTGTTAtgtattctatttatttaatattgtcATTACCACAAACAAAACCATGCTAGTGCCACTGCAAGAATGGCTCTCGAGCACCATCTAGCAAAATTCTTTTAATGTGATTGTTGCATACTCTACTTGCACCCGGGTACTGTACAATCTTCAACCTTAGAAATGTAAGCGTGGAATATATATTCAATGCTTTGGTTAGTTTGTATTTACTGTGGCAATGATTTAGTTCCCTGGTTATATTCACCAAACTCTTTGTAGGAAAGAAATATGATCTGGAGTTCAAGTCATCAAAGAAATCAGGGCAGAACTTCAAAAATGGAGATGATATGATGGAGATGTATAGCCAGCTTTGTTCAGGTATAACTGGTTTGTGGATTGACATCAGTTTTTGGGTACATCTTTTGATTTCATGAAGTTTTAAAAATTCAGTTCACTGATTCTTTCCCTCCATTTTCTGTGCTAGAGTACCCACTTGTCTCCATCGAACAGCCCTTTGACAAAGATGACTGGGACTCAAATCTGAAGCATTAGTTAATATTAAACCTATGGACattctttttatctttttcaCCGCTTCAAAGTTAGCTATAAAATATCAGTGACAAATCCAATGTAAATAAGacatactccctccgattgcaaatatagatcgttttagacttgtgcataaggattaagaaaatagatcaaatgatcttgttgctcTTCATTTATTCAGTATTAGAAAATATAACTTATTCATttatgagagtggtagcatttattaaacaagggtaagacgaaaataaaaaagaaaaaaatgcatagaagttcgagaatgacttatatttaaagaatagttgaggaggctaaaacgatctacatttgcaaCTAGAGGGAGTATAAGTTATTTGAGCAGTATCCAATATCCTCCTTTCTTATGCTAGTGTCATAGGAAAGATAATTCTATATTTTTGTTGCcactatataattttttttttgccagctCCCCCCTCATGTGAGGCCTAGAGAGTTTCGGCGCCTGCCTCAGCGGGCTCCAGTTGTTGGCCCAAAAAAACATGCTCCCTCCTCCACTGAGGATTCGAGCTCGCCCACATCTCTCATCCCCAACCCCCGTAGCTTCCTCCTCAATCCCACCGGCGAACTTGCTGCTTCAGCCCTCCTCTGCACCAACATGTACCTGTGCCTTTTCTGGTCCTGTTGTGCATTCACAGTAAAATCGAAAATGTACGTTTCTACTTTCTACCATGTCTCCAATGTCCTACTTTCTTATGCTAGTGTCATAGGAAAGATAATTCTATATGGGATGTAAGACATATAAGTTATTTCATcactctatttttttatatatttatcaaTCCATTGATTCTCTcaattattttataattttatttatcaATCTTTTTGTATGAATTTCAATATA
Coding sequences:
- the LOC133903460 gene encoding uncharacterized protein LOC133903460, which codes for MAPVGGVVEISSDEDDSPVGNKLPLDPLGWASDLFDVDDDAIGEDFDDLMIMSELSSPPVLQKTAKPDDLVIMSELSSPPVLQKAKPGGGHDDEEDDCVVLDGDPDKVVTVAEEGSAGDGSSDELQIVAEKGLIACRDFPHSRHSCSNLPFGTTSHVKHCSMCYCFVCDAPAPCTYWGSGTSVVDHCHATNTEPKWKILRQAFKCKSLPASGLEKHQNVMYSTMTSPRQQAQAMQCQVAVPQSLLSSVPNMGHSSLANRSPLLNEVSQKQQRHPSVRVSLSVAGTVSAPRAGRGTGNAHITQNTHSRAIFKRVGGVSPGLATTAHNRFGSAAAPDNSLIHQASQPVQGAPITNVFTGTAQNNPPQRSFSAPVASQEQGQPAAYWQIASNGMNVTGPQLSRCTSLTTQITQSMPEPVIDVNTKSWEELLASVASELGVPDYNFGSTQLQHVTTNSGPVHSAASQGLGVQHESVAATENLTASYVHDISNYTTGGNVQADDPLQSTENFHHLDSQSSLVPNEAYLNNFASAPSDGLSIEAARQLEISRLESAILLEFDFLP